A window of the Blattabacterium cuenoti genome harbors these coding sequences:
- a CDS encoding isopentenyl-diphosphate Delta-isomerase, whose protein sequence is MVNNQNKKIDKYFIPLLNKKNNKIIGFDKKENIHKKGLLHSAVSVFIFNKKNNLMLQKRSSKKYHSSLLWTNTSCSHPNKHESILNAAHRCLKNEMGFDCKLQYKFCFTYCEIFNNGLIENELDHVFIGYYEKNPIINHEEVESWKWINLNKLLNNINVFSKSYTVWLKIILNKYIKKLTNNIL, encoded by the coding sequence ATGGTAAATAACCAAAATAAAAAAATAGATAAATATTTTATTCCATTATTAAATAAAAAAAATAATAAAATTATAGGATTCGATAAAAAAGAAAATATTCACAAAAAAGGATTATTACATAGTGCTGTCTCTGTATTTATATTTAATAAAAAAAATAATTTAATGTTACAAAAAAGATCATCTAAAAAGTATCATTCATCTCTTCTTTGGACTAATACATCTTGTAGTCATCCAAATAAACATGAATCTATTTTAAATGCAGCACATCGTTGTTTAAAGAATGAAATGGGATTTGATTGTAAATTACAATATAAATTTTGTTTTACATATTGTGAAATATTTAATAATGGATTAATTGAAAATGAATTAGATCATGTTTTTATTGGATATTATGAAAAAAATCCAATTATAAATCATGAAGAAGTTGAAAGTTGGAAATGGATAAATTTAAATAAATTATTAAATAATATTAATGTTTTTTCTAAATCATATACTGTATGGTTAAAAATAATACTTAATAAGTATATAAAAAAATTAACAAATAATATTTTATGA
- the aroC gene encoding chorismate synthase has translation MSGNIFGNIFKVSTFGESHGKALGGIIDGCPAGIEINLEKIQYELNRRRPGQSYIVSPRNELDKVIFLSGIFNGTTTGTSIGFIIYNKDYNPNDYKHIKDVYRPSHSDFTYDKKYGLRDYRGGGRSSARETVCRVIAGSIAKQIIKNVNITAYVSSIGNIILNKPYQELNLSEESIEKSIVRCPDPNTSKKMISKIKEIKNKGDTIGGIITCVIKNLPIGIGEPIFDKLHAELGKAMLSINAVKGFEYGSGFNGTKLTGSKHNDLFYKNGKTKTNFSGGIQGGISNGMDIYFRVAFKPVATIMQIQKTINKHGNIVDIKGKGRHDPCVLPRAIPIVESMAALVLVDYWMYSKLSKYSLIKKNIEK, from the coding sequence ATGTCAGGAAATATTTTTGGAAATATATTTAAAGTTTCCACTTTTGGAGAAAGTCATGGAAAAGCTTTAGGAGGAATAATAGATGGATGTCCTGCTGGAATTGAAATTAATTTAGAAAAAATTCAATATGAACTTAATAGAAGAAGACCAGGTCAATCATATATTGTTTCTCCAAGAAATGAATTAGATAAAGTAATTTTTTTATCTGGAATTTTTAATGGAACAACAACAGGAACTTCTATTGGATTTATAATTTATAATAAAGATTATAACCCAAATGATTACAAACATATAAAAGATGTATATAGACCTTCACATTCAGATTTTACCTATGATAAAAAATATGGATTAAGAGATTATAGAGGAGGAGGACGTTCTTCTGCAAGAGAAACTGTATGTAGAGTTATAGCAGGATCTATAGCTAAACAAATAATAAAAAATGTAAATATAACAGCATATGTTTCTAGTATAGGAAATATTATTTTAAATAAACCTTATCAAGAATTAAATCTATCTGAAGAATCTATAGAAAAAAGTATAGTTAGATGTCCTGATCCTAATACTTCTAAAAAAATGATTTCAAAAATTAAAGAAATTAAAAATAAAGGAGATACAATTGGAGGAATTATTACTTGTGTAATTAAAAATCTTCCAATAGGAATTGGAGAACCAATTTTTGATAAACTTCATGCAGAATTAGGAAAAGCTATGTTATCTATTAATGCTGTTAAAGGATTTGAATATGGTAGTGGTTTTAATGGAACTAAATTAACTGGATCTAAACATAATGATTTATTCTACAAAAATGGAAAAACTAAAACTAATTTTTCTGGAGGAATACAAGGAGGAATATCAAATGGAATGGATATTTATTTTAGAGTAGCTTTTAAACCAGTTGCAACTATAATGCAAATACAAAAAACTATAAATAAGCATGGAAATATTGTTGATATAAAAGGAAAAGGTAGACATGATCCATGTGTATTACCTAGAGCAATTCCTATAGTTGAATCAATGGCTGCTTTAGTTTTAGTTGATTATTGGATGTATTCTAAATTATCAAAATATTCTTTAATAAAAAAAAATATTGAAAAATAA
- a CDS encoding MATE family efflux transporter, with protein MFAQLGNICVGLFDNIMVSVIGRKAIASVSLANAVFFISVIFGLGISASIPSLIASIDIKKKYKEGSMILFHSLILGLILSIIVYILIHEFLFVIPYLGQPKEILNETIEFLKILSISFFPWIIFELLRKFSEGLSLVYPSLIITWISAIINIIFNYLFISGDYGFPKLGVVGVAYSTLIARFSMLFGMIIILFMYRKIRKYLLYIKYFTFNKKYINEILKIGIPSGLQMLFEMGAFAVSSFISGKYGVKVLAAHQIVINLVSSTFLLSTGFSVAATIRISSQFSLKKYSKLKEIGTSIIFMGSIFMLLFSFLFFYFKNYIPYIYIKKNDYEIAPIITEMIVIASIFQISDGIQGIILGILRGMRDVKIPMFISFFSYWIIALPISWYLSLKIGGNGVWIGLGLGLTISAILLFIRYEIMIEKLIKKNKKYKK; from the coding sequence ATATTTGCTCAGTTAGGAAATATATGTGTAGGATTATTTGATAATATTATGGTAAGTGTTATTGGAAGAAAAGCTATTGCATCAGTTTCACTTGCTAATGCTGTTTTTTTTATATCAGTAATTTTTGGATTAGGAATATCAGCATCTATTCCTTCATTAATAGCATCAATAGATATTAAAAAAAAGTATAAAGAAGGATCTATGATCCTTTTTCATAGTTTAATATTGGGATTAATATTATCTATTATTGTATATATATTAATTCATGAATTTCTTTTTGTTATTCCATATTTGGGGCAACCAAAAGAAATTTTAAATGAAACAATTGAATTTTTAAAAATTTTATCTATATCTTTTTTTCCATGGATAATTTTTGAATTATTAAGAAAATTTTCAGAAGGATTATCTTTAGTTTATCCAAGTCTTATTATAACATGGATATCAGCAATTATAAATATAATATTTAATTATTTATTTATTAGTGGAGATTATGGGTTTCCTAAATTAGGTGTTGTTGGTGTTGCATATTCAACTTTAATAGCAAGATTTTCTATGTTATTTGGTATGATAATAATACTTTTTATGTATAGAAAAATACGTAAATATTTACTTTATATAAAATATTTTACATTTAATAAAAAATATATTAATGAAATATTAAAAATAGGTATTCCTTCTGGATTACAAATGTTATTTGAAATGGGTGCTTTTGCTGTTTCTTCTTTTATATCTGGTAAATATGGAGTTAAAGTTTTAGCTGCACATCAAATAGTAATAAATTTAGTTTCATCTACTTTTTTATTAAGCACAGGATTTTCAGTAGCAGCAACAATAAGAATAAGTAGTCAATTTTCTTTAAAAAAATATTCTAAATTAAAAGAAATAGGTACATCTATAATTTTCATGGGATCTATATTTATGTTATTATTTAGTTTTTTATTTTTTTATTTTAAAAATTATATACCCTATATATATATAAAAAAAAATGATTATGAAATAGCTCCTATTATAACAGAAATGATTGTAATTGCTAGTATTTTTCAAATTTCTGATGGAATACAAGGAATTATATTAGGAATATTAAGAGGAATGCGAGATGTAAAAATTCCTATGTTTATTAGTTTTTTTTCTTATTGGATTATTGCATTACCAATATCTTGGTATTTATCATTAAAAATTGGAGGTAATGGAGTATGGATAGGATTAGGATTAGGATTAACTATATCTGCTATATTATTATTTATAAGATATGAAATTATGATTGAAAAACTTATCAAAAAAAATAAAAAATATAAAAAATAA
- the gcvT gene encoding glycine cleavage system aminomethyltransferase GcvT, producing MNIKRTTLYKNHVDLNAKMINYSGFYMPLQYSSSIKEHIYVRNYSGIFDVSHMGKFIIQGSNANNVIQYLTTNDIFKLKIGEAQYNCMINDNGGIIDDLVIFRLKTNKLLLIVNAVNIEKNKNWIKKYIKKNGTELIDISQEYSLLSIQGPLSLYNIKKLTSIQLEKIPFYKFEIGELCGIKNVIISNTGYTGSIGFEIFVHNKYVDIIWNEILNIGKEKIVPCGLSSRDSLRLEMGYRLYGNDISEKTTPIESGLSWIVKFKKQFISKKILIKQKEIGTYKRLSSFYLEKNINIIPRKGNILVDDNNKIGYVTSGNYSPILKQCIGLCYLTKENKNNKIYLITRNKKIPIFKKKLPFIIINK from the coding sequence ATGAACATAAAAAGAACAACATTATATAAAAATCATGTTGATCTTAACGCAAAGATGATTAATTATTCTGGTTTTTATATGCCACTTCAATATAGTTCATCAATAAAAGAACATATCTATGTAAGAAATTATTCAGGAATTTTTGATGTTAGTCATATGGGGAAATTTATAATACAAGGATCAAATGCAAATAATGTAATACAATATTTAACAACTAATGATATTTTTAAATTAAAAATAGGAGAAGCTCAATATAATTGTATGATAAATGATAATGGAGGAATTATAGATGATTTAGTAATTTTTAGATTGAAAACAAATAAATTATTACTTATAGTTAATGCTGTAAATATTGAAAAAAATAAAAATTGGATAAAAAAATATATAAAAAAAAATGGAACAGAATTAATTGATATTTCACAAGAATATTCTTTATTATCTATACAAGGACCATTATCATTATATAATATTAAAAAATTAACATCTATTCAATTAGAAAAAATTCCTTTCTATAAATTTGAAATTGGTGAATTATGTGGAATAAAAAACGTTATTATATCTAATACAGGATATACGGGATCTATAGGATTTGAAATATTTGTTCATAATAAATATGTTGATATTATATGGAATGAAATATTAAATATTGGGAAAGAAAAAATTGTTCCATGTGGATTATCTAGTAGAGATTCTTTAAGATTAGAAATGGGATATCGTTTGTATGGTAATGATATTTCAGAAAAAACTACACCTATAGAATCTGGATTATCATGGATAGTAAAATTTAAAAAACAATTTATTTCAAAAAAAATATTAATAAAACAAAAAGAAATAGGAACGTATAAAAGATTATCATCTTTTTATTTAGAAAAAAATATAAATATTATTCCTAGAAAAGGAAATATATTAGTAGATGATAATAATAAAATTGGATATGTAACTTCTGGTAATTATTCTCCTATTTTAAAACAATGTATAGGATTATGTTATTTAACAAAAGAAAATAAAAATAATAAAATTTATTTAATAACAAGAAACAAAAAAATTCCTATTTTTAAAAAAAAGCTACCATTTATTATAATAAATAAATAA
- a CDS encoding PaaI family thioesterase, translating to MKKNIKNFLFELRKLRKNNFLDFIKIKFIYISPNVNILITKIPIYKRFLNPFGYLHGGITASLAETTSCCLSFLNIKNIMDNDAKKLQIFSVDMSISYIKNIKNGSLFSKSEIINKGKMIHFIKCNIFNEKKIIISFCKITNVIVKYK from the coding sequence ATGAAAAAAAATATAAAAAATTTTTTGTTTGAATTAAGAAAATTAAGAAAAAATAATTTTTTAGATTTTATAAAAATTAAGTTTATCTATATTTCTCCTAATGTAAATATTTTAATAACAAAAATCCCCATTTACAAAAGGTTTCTTAATCCATTTGGATATTTACATGGAGGAATTACGGCTTCTTTAGCTGAAACAACAAGTTGTTGTTTATCTTTTTTAAATATAAAAAATATAATGGATAATGATGCAAAAAAATTACAAATATTTAGTGTTGATATGTCAATAAGTTATATTAAAAATATTAAAAATGGATCATTATTTTCTAAATCTGAAATTATTAACAAAGGTAAAATGATTCACTTTATTAAGTGTAATATATTTAATGAAAAAAAAATAATTATAAGTTTTTGTAAAATAACTAATGTTATTGTTAAATATAAATAA
- the glnS gene encoding glutamine--tRNA ligase, translating into MEKIIENDINNGLSKKKIKFRFPPEPNGYLHIGHVKAICLNFDLGKKYNSPVNLRFDDTNPNKENQKFIKCIKRDITFLGFKWDKESYASDYFYNLYNLAIKLIKKNKAYIDDQPKNIIQFQRKNYFEIGINSTNRNRSVEENLYLFKKMKNGFFKEGFCVLRAKIDMKSSNINMRDPIMYRIIKKSHHRTKKEWCIYPTYDWTHGQCDYFEQISHSLCSLEFENKRPLYNWFLNEIFDNNLKNKIKPKQIEFSRLNLSYTLTSKRKIQYLIDKNIINSWNDPRIPTISGLKKKGYTSASLKNFIKKVGITKRDNVIDLSLLEFQIKEHLNKIAFRIMVIINPIKIIIKNYPNNTIEWLKAENNPENINYGYRKIPFCKELYIEKNDFLEEKKDNFFRLYIGNEVRLKNAYIIKANSIKKDNNGKIKEIYCTYDPKSKSGTSKKKVKSTIHWVPIKYNIPINIILYHSLFNDKNPNIIKDLHKYVNYKSKEKIIGYAEIYIKEAIKSKKHFQFQRIGYFYLYKIKNEIINFIKTVSIKNKWK; encoded by the coding sequence ATTGAAAAAATTATAGAAAATGATATAAATAATGGTCTTTCTAAAAAAAAAATCAAATTTCGTTTTCCTCCTGAACCAAATGGTTATTTACACATTGGACATGTAAAAGCTATATGCTTAAACTTTGATTTAGGAAAAAAATATAATTCTCCTGTTAATCTAAGATTTGACGATACAAATCCAAATAAAGAAAACCAAAAATTTATAAAATGTATAAAAAGAGATATTACATTTCTAGGATTTAAATGGGATAAAGAAAGTTATGCTTCAGATTATTTCTATAATCTATACAATCTAGCTATAAAACTAATAAAAAAAAATAAAGCTTATATAGATGATCAACCTAAAAATATAATACAATTTCAAAGAAAAAATTACTTTGAAATAGGAATTAATAGTACAAATAGAAATAGATCTGTAGAAGAAAATTTATATCTTTTTAAAAAGATGAAAAACGGATTTTTTAAAGAAGGTTTTTGTGTATTAAGAGCAAAAATTGATATGAAATCATCTAACATAAATATGAGAGATCCAATAATGTATAGAATCATAAAAAAAAGTCATCATAGAACTAAAAAAGAATGGTGTATATATCCAACTTATGATTGGACTCATGGACAATGTGATTATTTTGAACAAATATCCCATTCTCTATGTTCATTAGAATTTGAAAATAAACGTCCATTATACAATTGGTTTTTAAACGAAATATTTGATAATAATTTAAAAAATAAAATAAAACCAAAACAAATAGAATTTTCTAGATTAAATTTAAGTTATACTTTAACAAGTAAAAGAAAAATACAATATTTAATAGATAAAAATATTATTAATTCATGGAATGATCCAAGAATACCAACAATATCAGGATTAAAAAAAAAAGGATATACTTCTGCATCATTAAAAAATTTTATTAAAAAAGTAGGAATAACAAAAAGAGATAATGTTATTGATTTATCTCTTTTAGAATTTCAAATTAAAGAACACTTAAATAAAATTGCTTTTAGAATTATGGTAATAATAAATCCAATAAAAATAATTATAAAAAACTATCCTAATAACACTATTGAATGGTTAAAAGCAGAAAATAATCCAGAAAATATTAACTATGGTTATAGAAAAATTCCTTTTTGTAAAGAACTTTATATCGAAAAAAATGATTTTTTAGAAGAAAAAAAAGATAATTTTTTTCGTCTTTATATTGGAAACGAAGTAAGATTAAAAAATGCATATATAATAAAAGCAAATTCTATAAAAAAAGATAATAATGGAAAAATAAAAGAAATATATTGTACTTATGATCCTAAAAGCAAATCTGGAACAAGTAAAAAAAAAGTAAAAAGCACCATACATTGGGTGCCTATTAAATATAACATACCTATAAATATAATCTTATATCATTCATTATTTAATGATAAAAATCCTAATATAATAAAAGATTTACATAAATATGTTAACTATAAATCAAAGGAAAAAATAATTGGATATGCAGAAATTTATATAAAAGAAGCAATAAAATCAAAAAAACATTTTCAATTTCAAAGAATAGGATATTTTTATTTATATAAAATAAAAAATGAAATAATAAATTTTATAAAGACTGTATCTATAAAAAACAAATGGAAATAA
- the miaA gene encoding tRNA (adenosine(37)-N6)-dimethylallyltransferase MiaA, with the protein MKNKFIITIIGPTGVGKTKISLFIAKKLNTEIISSDSRQFYRELKIGSSMPNINDLSYIKHHFIGHLSIFQNYNAKLFEIDSLNKITKLFNKYSTIIMVGGSGLYEKAVTEGLSFIPDINLNIKKQLISSFKKNGIKFLQKEFKLLNINEKIDINNPVRLIRYLEIIKSTGHCPSFFFKKKKLYRNFNIIKIGLILSKKEIYFNIKNRINNMVNNGLIEEAIKLFPYRNLRSLQTIGYKEIFNFIKEKKNIYSEIKNITNLIEINTRKYIKKQITWYRKDKKIKWFNPKEKYNIIDFINQKLQ; encoded by the coding sequence TTGAAAAATAAATTCATAATTACTATTATAGGTCCTACTGGAGTAGGAAAAACTAAAATATCATTATTTATAGCTAAAAAATTAAACACTGAAATTATATCTAGTGATTCTAGACAATTTTATAGAGAACTAAAAATTGGATCATCAATGCCAAATATTAATGATCTTTCTTATATTAAACATCATTTTATTGGACATTTAAGTATTTTTCAAAACTATAATGCTAAATTATTCGAAATAGATTCATTAAATAAAATAACAAAATTATTTAATAAATATTCTACAATAATTATGGTAGGAGGATCAGGATTATATGAAAAAGCTGTTACAGAAGGATTATCATTTATACCAGATATTAATTTAAATATAAAAAAACAATTAATTTCTAGTTTTAAAAAAAATGGAATTAAATTTTTGCAAAAAGAATTTAAATTATTAAATATAAATGAAAAAATAGATATAAATAATCCAGTTAGATTAATTAGATATTTAGAAATTATTAAATCTACAGGTCATTGTCCTTCTTTTTTTTTTAAAAAGAAAAAATTATATAGAAATTTTAATATAATAAAAATTGGATTGATATTATCAAAAAAAGAAATTTATTTTAATATAAAAAATAGAATAAATAATATGGTTAATAATGGACTTATAGAAGAAGCAATAAAATTGTTTCCTTACAGAAATTTAAGAAGTTTGCAAACTATAGGTTATAAAGAAATATTTAATTTTATAAAAGAAAAAAAAAATATTTATTCTGAAATAAAAAATATTACAAATTTAATAGAAATTAATACTAGAAAATATATAAAAAAACAAATAACTTGGTATAGAAAAGATAAAAAAATTAAATGGTTTAATCCAAAAGAAAAATATAATATTATTGATTTTATAAATCAAAAACTTCAATAA
- a CDS encoding bifunctional folylpolyglutamate synthase/dihydrofolate synthase, protein MKTVKWIFNRIPSYQEFGLKYFKPGLNRIKKFCNYLGDPQNFFRIIHVGGTNGKGSTVNMLYSILQEEGYNVGSFTSPHIIDFRERISCNGFYIEKNFIVDFIKKNKKFIEKESISFFEMNTAMAFQYFKEKKVYIAVVEVGMGGRLDSTNVINPEISVITNISIDHTKSLGNTKLEIANEKSGIIKKNLSVIIGNISNNLKKFFLKKALRKNSPIYFSTKKKNNNILNKYKIPFKSINYQVYNTGLVLSIINILNKRKYIIVSEKSIKKGLKNIIKNTNFKGRWHVIKKNPKIICDIAHNEEGFFMISSQLKKESYDRLHLVLGFVKEKKISSLLKWLPNESYYYFCQPNIKRKYDIKNLKIIVNKIFFNTDKKKINFYDSVKLAFFCAKENSNSNDLILVSGSTFVVSEIFLLL, encoded by the coding sequence TTGAAAACTGTTAAATGGATTTTTAATCGTATTCCAAGTTATCAAGAATTTGGGTTAAAATATTTTAAACCAGGTTTAAATAGAATAAAAAAATTTTGTAATTATTTAGGTGATCCCCAAAATTTTTTTAGAATTATTCATGTTGGAGGAACAAATGGAAAAGGTTCTACAGTAAATATGTTATATTCTATTTTACAAGAAGAGGGATATAATGTAGGATCATTTACTTCTCCTCATATAATAGATTTTAGAGAAAGAATATCTTGTAACGGATTTTATATAGAAAAAAATTTTATTGTTGATTTTATTAAAAAAAATAAAAAATTTATTGAAAAAGAATCTATTTCATTTTTTGAGATGAATACAGCTATGGCTTTTCAATATTTTAAAGAAAAAAAAGTATATATAGCTGTTGTTGAAGTTGGAATGGGGGGTAGATTAGATTCTACTAATGTCATAAATCCAGAAATATCTGTAATTACAAATATTAGTATAGATCATACAAAATCTCTTGGAAATACAAAATTAGAAATAGCAAATGAAAAATCTGGAATAATAAAAAAAAATTTATCAGTAATAATAGGTAATATTTCTAATAATTTAAAAAAATTTTTTTTAAAAAAAGCTTTAAGAAAAAATTCTCCAATATATTTTTCTACAAAAAAAAAAAATAATAATATCTTAAATAAATACAAAATTCCATTTAAAAGTATAAACTATCAAGTTTATAATACAGGATTAGTTTTGAGTATTATAAATATTTTGAATAAGAGAAAATATATAATTGTATCAGAAAAATCTATAAAAAAAGGATTAAAAAATATAATAAAAAACACAAATTTTAAAGGAAGGTGGCATGTTATAAAAAAAAATCCAAAAATTATTTGTGATATTGCACATAATGAAGAAGGATTTTTCATGATTAGTTCTCAACTAAAAAAAGAATCTTATGATAGATTACATTTAGTACTAGGATTCGTAAAAGAAAAAAAAATTAGTTCATTATTAAAATGGTTACCAAATGAATCTTATTATTATTTTTGTCAACCTAATATAAAAAGAAAATATGATATTAAAAATTTAAAAATTATTGTTAATAAAATATTTTTTAATACAGATAAAAAAAAAATAAATTTTTATGATTCTGTAAAATTAGCTTTTTTTTGTGCTAAAGAAAATTCAAATTCTAATGATTTAATTTTAGTTTCTGGTAGTACATTTGTTGTATCAGAAATTTTTCTATTATTATAA
- a CDS encoding 6-pyruvoyl trahydropterin synthase family protein — protein sequence MKITINRKGYFSAAHKLYNNYWTKQKNIEIFGKCAYPNYHGHNYEYIVSVKGLINPETGLVFNLYDLKKIMKKEIEEFFDHKNINIDIKEFSSINPTLENIIIFIWNKIRKSIPKYFELKITLYETINNFVEYDGK from the coding sequence ATGAAAATAACTATTAATAGAAAAGGTTATTTCAGTGCAGCACACAAACTTTATAATAATTATTGGACAAAACAAAAAAATATAGAAATATTTGGAAAATGTGCATATCCAAATTATCATGGACATAATTATGAATATATAGTAAGTGTAAAAGGATTAATAAATCCAGAAACTGGATTAGTTTTCAATTTATATGATTTGAAAAAAATTATGAAAAAAGAAATAGAAGAATTTTTTGATCATAAAAATATTAACATAGATATAAAAGAATTTTCATCAATCAACCCTACATTAGAAAATATTATAATATTTATATGGAATAAAATTAGAAAATCAATACCAAAATATTTTGAATTGAAAATAACTTTATATGAAACAATAAATAATTTTGTTGAATATGATGGAAAATAA
- a CDS encoding chorismate-binding protein, translated as MKKISVISMYKKIIQNYKDRNKFVIFRKPNENKIFIYFNCNYCNNESFFLIKSFDNNKTIKIFPKKIYYVEINKNNINNYYNKNNLFIKNFLKKNFSYEYKNLIKLAIKKIENSIIKKIVVSNNVKIPMKYEKINLKKTFEKLLIFYPNTLISLWYDSKYGFWIGCTPELLIKYQNNILKTTALAGTIWGNKKWTKKEITEHKIVIDYIINSLKCYKKYLYIDKTESLDIGNLKHLKTNIYIYNYKNFNYFNILEKLYPTPSICGYPKYESMNFIKKYEKHNRNFYSGYMGLIDKDYIELYVNLRCAEINKKKIILYAGSGIIINSKIYQEYLETYKKIESIISNIIIY; from the coding sequence ATGAAAAAAATAAGCGTAATATCTATGTATAAAAAAATTATACAAAATTATAAGGATCGTAATAAATTTGTAATTTTTAGAAAACCTAATGAAAATAAAATATTCATTTATTTTAATTGTAATTATTGTAATAATGAATCTTTTTTCTTAATTAAGAGTTTTGATAATAATAAAACTATTAAAATATTCCCTAAAAAAATTTATTATGTAGAAATAAACAAGAATAATATTAATAATTATTATAACAAAAATAATTTATTTATAAAAAATTTTTTAAAAAAAAATTTTTCATATGAATATAAAAATTTAATTAAACTAGCAATTAAAAAAATTGAAAATAGTATTATAAAAAAAATTGTTGTTTCTAACAATGTTAAAATACCTATGAAATATGAAAAAATTAATTTAAAAAAAACATTTGAAAAATTATTAATTTTTTATCCAAATACGTTAATTAGTTTATGGTATGACTCAAAATATGGATTTTGGATTGGATGTACTCCAGAATTATTAATAAAATATCAAAACAATATATTAAAAACAACAGCATTAGCTGGAACCATTTGGGGAAATAAAAAATGGACAAAAAAAGAAATAACAGAACATAAAATAGTTATAGATTATATAATAAATTCATTAAAATGTTATAAAAAATATTTATATATAGATAAAACTGAATCATTAGATATAGGAAATCTAAAGCATTTAAAAACAAATATATATATATATAATTACAAAAATTTCAATTATTTTAATATTTTAGAAAAATTATACCCTACTCCATCTATATGTGGATATCCTAAATATGAATCAATGAATTTTATTAAAAAATATGAAAAACATAATAGAAATTTTTATTCTGGATATATGGGTCTTATAGATAAAGATTATATAGAATTATATGTTAATTTAAGATGTGCAGAAATAAATAAAAAAAAAATAATATTATATGCAGGAAGTGGAATAATTATAAATAGTAAAATATATCAAGAATATTTAGAAACATATAAAAAAATTGAAAGTATTATTTCTAATATTATTATTTATTAA